One genomic window of Hydra vulgaris chromosome 03, alternate assembly HydraT2T_AEP includes the following:
- the LOC100209557 gene encoding uncharacterized protein LOC100209557 isoform X2, whose product MDSEKEHGKEICDKYDTLNYEEDKESHASGHSKEGLSTVTSTFFVVGDVVGAGVVALPYALKLVGYYGVPMFMLCSALMCYCGILLAKSCSKIMKNIDRTQLRDPYPRLGYEASGNVGKGITTVSLAINQVLTCIVFILLAGEILLELFPSSPWDHMSYRSQLRIWFCSCGFFLLPFTFLGTPKDFQGIGFLAMVTSGIAVLLICLMLGYISGFPVENDKNIKITGDGFLHSFGTVLFGFGGVSIFPTIQNDMKKPENFVYSITIGYSIISFIYIGTPLAAYIVLGDLIKEDLLTTFTYLDLFYTRHLFRTFCMAAQACICGHVLCAFVLNINPIYQQFEGVIGIPTTFCWQRVLSRTLWMFAILTTAVVVPAFGPVLSFVGGSFAALLGIILPVVFYARIHGKLPLWNEILFVIIIIIALLGSVGNAYVEIKNIINVVFDKYHHT is encoded by the exons ATGGATAGTGAAAAAG AACATGGTAAAGAGATTTGTGATAAATACGATACTCTTAATTACGAGGAGGACAAGGAAAGCCATGCCTCTGGACACTCAAAGGAAGGACTGTCAACAGTAACGTctacattttttgttgttggagATGTAGTCGGTGCAGGTGTGGTTGCTTTACCATATGCGTTAAAGTTAGTAGGATATTATGGCGTACCAATGTTTATGCTCTGTTCAGCACTTATGTGCTACTGTGGTATCCTTTTAGCTAAGtcttgttcaaaaattatgaaaaacattgATCGCACTCAACTTAGAGATCCTTATCCTCGCTTGGGTTACGAAGCAAGTGGCAATGTTGGTAAAGGTATTACCACAGTCTCACTTGCAATTAACCAAGTTTTAACctgcattgtttttattttattggcaGGAGAGATTCTGTTGGAACTATTTCCTTCTTCACCTTGGGATCATATGTCGTACCGATCACAATTGCGCATTTGGTTTTGTTCATGCGGGTTTTTTTTGCTTCCGTTTACGTTTCTAGGTACACCTAAAGATTTCCAAGGTATTGGCTTTCTTGCTATGGTTACAAGCGGTATCGCTGTACTACTTATTTGTCTTATGTTAGGTTATATTTCTGGTTTCCCTGTggaaaatgacaaaaatataaaaataacaggAGATGGGTTTCTTCATTCTTTTGGTACCGTATTGTTTGGTTTTGGAGGAGTTTCTATATTTCCAACAATCCAAAACGATATGAAAAAACCAGAAAACTTTGTATATTCTATTACAATTGGCTATTCAATAATCTCTTTTATATACATTGGGACTCCTCTAGCTGCATATATAGTTCTCGGGGATTTAATTAAAGAAGACCTTCTTACAACGTTCACTTACTTAGACTTATTTTATACAAGACATTTATTCAGGACATTTTGTATGGCTGCCCAGGCTTGCATATGTGGTCACGtattatgtgcttttgttttgAACATAAATCCTATTTACCAACAATTTGAAGGAGTTATAGGGATACCAACAA CATTTTGCTGGCAACGTGTTTTGAGCCGAACACTCTGGATGTTCGCTATTTTGACAACAGCAGTAGTAGTGCCCGCATTTGGACCTGTTTTGTCATTTGTAGGTGGATCTTTCGCAGCTCTGCTTGGAATTATATTACCAGTAGTGTTTTATGCCCGGATTCATGGAAAACTACCGCTATGGAATGAAattctttttgttataataattataattgctTTACTAGGTTCTGTTGGCAATGCAtatgttgaaattaaaaacattataaacgTTGTGTTTGACAAGTATCATCATacttag
- the LOC100209557 gene encoding uncharacterized protein LOC100209557 isoform X1, which translates to MKREVGSWRVLLKAYQLLTALKEQGISCNKKEHGKEICDKYDTLNYEEDKESHASGHSKEGLSTVTSTFFVVGDVVGAGVVALPYALKLVGYYGVPMFMLCSALMCYCGILLAKSCSKIMKNIDRTQLRDPYPRLGYEASGNVGKGITTVSLAINQVLTCIVFILLAGEILLELFPSSPWDHMSYRSQLRIWFCSCGFFLLPFTFLGTPKDFQGIGFLAMVTSGIAVLLICLMLGYISGFPVENDKNIKITGDGFLHSFGTVLFGFGGVSIFPTIQNDMKKPENFVYSITIGYSIISFIYIGTPLAAYIVLGDLIKEDLLTTFTYLDLFYTRHLFRTFCMAAQACICGHVLCAFVLNINPIYQQFEGVIGIPTTFCWQRVLSRTLWMFAILTTAVVVPAFGPVLSFVGGSFAALLGIILPVVFYARIHGKLPLWNEILFVIIIIIALLGSVGNAYVEIKNIINVVFDKYHHT; encoded by the exons ATGAAGCGTGAGGTTGGAAGTTGGCGCGTATTGTTGAAAGCGTACCAACTGCTGACCGCATTAAAAGAGCAAGGAATATCCTGCAATAAAAAAG AACATGGTAAAGAGATTTGTGATAAATACGATACTCTTAATTACGAGGAGGACAAGGAAAGCCATGCCTCTGGACACTCAAAGGAAGGACTGTCAACAGTAACGTctacattttttgttgttggagATGTAGTCGGTGCAGGTGTGGTTGCTTTACCATATGCGTTAAAGTTAGTAGGATATTATGGCGTACCAATGTTTATGCTCTGTTCAGCACTTATGTGCTACTGTGGTATCCTTTTAGCTAAGtcttgttcaaaaattatgaaaaacattgATCGCACTCAACTTAGAGATCCTTATCCTCGCTTGGGTTACGAAGCAAGTGGCAATGTTGGTAAAGGTATTACCACAGTCTCACTTGCAATTAACCAAGTTTTAACctgcattgtttttattttattggcaGGAGAGATTCTGTTGGAACTATTTCCTTCTTCACCTTGGGATCATATGTCGTACCGATCACAATTGCGCATTTGGTTTTGTTCATGCGGGTTTTTTTTGCTTCCGTTTACGTTTCTAGGTACACCTAAAGATTTCCAAGGTATTGGCTTTCTTGCTATGGTTACAAGCGGTATCGCTGTACTACTTATTTGTCTTATGTTAGGTTATATTTCTGGTTTCCCTGTggaaaatgacaaaaatataaaaataacaggAGATGGGTTTCTTCATTCTTTTGGTACCGTATTGTTTGGTTTTGGAGGAGTTTCTATATTTCCAACAATCCAAAACGATATGAAAAAACCAGAAAACTTTGTATATTCTATTACAATTGGCTATTCAATAATCTCTTTTATATACATTGGGACTCCTCTAGCTGCATATATAGTTCTCGGGGATTTAATTAAAGAAGACCTTCTTACAACGTTCACTTACTTAGACTTATTTTATACAAGACATTTATTCAGGACATTTTGTATGGCTGCCCAGGCTTGCATATGTGGTCACGtattatgtgcttttgttttgAACATAAATCCTATTTACCAACAATTTGAAGGAGTTATAGGGATACCAACAA CATTTTGCTGGCAACGTGTTTTGAGCCGAACACTCTGGATGTTCGCTATTTTGACAACAGCAGTAGTAGTGCCCGCATTTGGACCTGTTTTGTCATTTGTAGGTGGATCTTTCGCAGCTCTGCTTGGAATTATATTACCAGTAGTGTTTTATGCCCGGATTCATGGAAAACTACCGCTATGGAATGAAattctttttgttataataattataattgctTTACTAGGTTCTGTTGGCAATGCAtatgttgaaattaaaaacattataaacgTTGTGTTTGACAAGTATCATCATacttag